From the Cystobacter ferrugineus genome, the window TCCACCGTCAGGACGGCGGTCTTCGCGTAGGTCTGTTGCACCTGGACGATGGCGCGGATGTGCTCGATGTTCCGGCCCATCTCCTCCACGTCTCCCAGCAACTTCTCCTGTTCGCGCAGCAGCTCCTCGGACAGCTCGGCGAGGTAGTCGGGAATCTGCCGGCCTCGCGAGTCGCCCGTGAAGAAGTCCGCGAGGTCCTCGCGGTGCTCGAGGATCATCGCGGAGAGCTGCTTCACCCGGCTCACGCGCGAGTCGCCCACGGCCCGGCGCAACATTTCCACGTTGATGACGGCGCTGGTGAGCACGTTGCCCACGTTGTGCAGCACGTTGGAGGCCACCTCGCTCATGCCCACCTCGCGGGCCGTGTCCACGAGCTGGGCCTGCGCTTCCTTCAACGCGCGCGTGCGCTCCTCCACCCGCTGCTCGAGCGCGTCGTTGGCCCGGCGCAGGGCCGCCTCGCCCCGCTGCACATGCTCGTACAGCCGCGCGTTCTCGATGGAGATCGCCGCCTGCGAGGCGAGGTGGCTCAGCAGGGCGAGCCGCTCCGGGTTGAAGGCGTTGGTGGCCAGGTTGTTCTCCAGGTACAGCGCTCCGCAGAACACGTCCTGGCGCATCAGTGGCAGGCACAGCAGCGAGCGGGCCTCATGGCCGCGCAGGTAGTCGTCGGACGAGAACGGATGGGGTTGGGCGGCGTCGTCGATGTGGACGTGCTCGTGGGTGCGTTTGACGTAGCCGATGAGCGTCCAGGGCAGCTCCTGGGGAGTGCCTTGCGTCCCGATGAGCACGGCGCTGTCCTCCGGCTGGCCGCCGGACATGGCGGCGACCGAGAGGGAGTCCCCGTCGGGCAGCAACAGGGCGCCGCGTTGGGCCCCGGCGTTCTCGATGGCCACCCGCAGCAGGGTCGTCGCCAGCCGCTCCAGGACGATCTCCTTGGAGACGGCCTGCTGGGCCTTGACCACCGTGAGCGCATCGAGCTGCGTGGAGTTCGTGGTCGACGTGGTGGTGCCCTCCGCGTCGGTCCAGGAGGGCTCCAGGCCGGGCCACTGGGCCTCCAGGTGCCGCACCTTGCCCAGGGCTCCCCATTGTTGGTACGCCGCCCGGGCATCGCGCGCGAAGGAGAGGGCGGTGGTCGTCGCCCGCCGCGCGCGCCAGAAGTTCGCCGCGAGCTCGGCCGCGATGCCGGTGTTCTGGGTGAAGCCGTTGTCGCGCGCCGAGCGGATGGCGTCCTCATAGGCGAGGACCGCGTCATCCAGCCGCCCCGTGAGCCGGGACAGCTCCGCGAACACCATGCGCTCGGGAGCGCGGAAGGTCTCGGGGCAGCTATCCGCCCAGGCCGCGAGCTGCTCGTGGTGCCGCTGGATGGCCTCGAGGGTTTTCTCTCGCGCCTCCGTCGCCTCTCTCTCGCAGGTCGCGGCCAGGGTGAGGGCGCGGTAGAGGTTGAAGTCCAGGATGTTGATGCTTCCCCTCATGACCCAGATGTACCCGGCCACCTGGTTCGCGGCCTCCAGCGCTTCCTCGTAGGCGCCGCACATGAAGCGGGACTTCATCTTGGTGAGCCAATAGGTGCTGCGTGGGCCGTTGCGCGAGGACACCAGTGACGCCTCGAACGCCTGCTCGTCGAAGTCCTCCCCGCTCAGCGTGTCGAACGAGCGCGAGTGCCCGCGAAGCTGCTGCACGTAGCGCTGATGGAGGCGGATCATGTCCCGGGCATCCGCGACCCCCGTCCTGTGCGCGAAGTCGCCTCGCACGACCGTCTCCTGGTAGACGTCATCCAGGTGGTTGCCCATGGCGAGACGGTTGATGACGCAGGAGGAGCCGCAGTAGCAGGCGACGTAGAATTCTCCCTGCTGGACCGCGTGCTGGAAGCCCTCGAGGACGAGTTGATGCGTCACGGCGAGGGGCTGGGCCCAATAGCTGATGAATTGGAGGCTGAAGAGCACCTTGGCCCGCTGCGAGGACAGCTCGTGGCGCTCGAGGTGCTGACGGGCGAGCAATCCCAGCGCATAGCCCTCCCGGTAGTGGTTGAAGTGGGAGCCGGCCATCACCCCCAGCCAGCTGAACCCGGACAGGGCGGCCTCCGTGAAGCCGTGCCGGAGCGTCAGGGCGACCATCTGGCTCAGGTTGATGATGAGCAGGTGGGGATCGGTGAAGAAGGACGAGGAGAAGAGGTACAGAAGGGCGTTCATCGCCAGCTTCATGTCCGGATCCGTCATGCGGGGAAGCGCGTCGAGGCTCTGGAGGGGGCGCTCGGCGAGCAGTGCCCGCACTTCCTCGTAGGCGGCCCGCGCCTCCTGGGCGGAGGGCGCCGCGGGCAGCGGCATGCCCAACAAGGCCAGACACTCCAGGATGCAGGTGTTGGCCTCCTTCATCCGAGCCATCCCCACGTAGAGCTCACTCAGCAGCAGATAGGTGGCCACCGTGTCCGCGCGGGTGGGCGCCCGGGCGAGGAGACTCTCCACCAGCCGGCCCGCCTCGGCGGGATTGCCAGTCATGAGCTCGCACTGGGCCCACGCGAGCCGCACCTGGAAGGCCAGCGCGGCGTCCGTCTCCCACGGGTCCCCGGGAATGAGCGAGAAGGCCTTCGTGAAATAGGAGATGGCGGGGCGATGCGCGATGGAGGCCTTGGCCTTCATGCCCGCCTCGGCGTTCAGCCTCGCGAGGTGGTGACGCTCCGAGGGCTCGTGGATGAGCTCCACCGCGTCGTTGAGCTGGCTCACCACGTCGAAGAGCTTCTGGCGCAGCTCCTCCGGCGAGAGGCTGGCGAGCAGCGTCCGGCCGATGCTCAGGTGGATGGCCTTCCGCTCCTCCGCGGAGAGGAGGGCATGGGCCGCCTGGTGGATGCGATCATGCAGGAAGCGGAGCTGCTCCGGGCCGTCGCGCATCAACAGGCCTTCCTGCAGCGCGGGGCCGAGTCCCCGCTCCACCGTGTCCTCGCCTTGCCTCCCCGACAGGGAGTTGAGCATCGCGAGGGAGAAGGTGTTGCCCACGCACGCGGCCAGGCTCAGCAGGCGTTGGACCCACGTGGGAAGCTGACGCAGCCTGGCCACCATGAAGTCGACGACGTTGTCCGAATAGCCCTTGGCCTGGACGCGCTCGGCGTCCCACTGCCAGGTGTCCTGGGGCGTGCGGGTGAGCAGGCCGTCGTGGTCGAGCGTCAGCAGGAGCTGGTTGATGAAGAACGGGTTGCCGCCCGTCTTCTCGCGCACCAGCGCCGACAGGGGAACGACGAGCTCCGGACGCGCTCCGGGCAGCGCATCCGTGACGAGCTGCTGGACCTGCTCCACGCTCAGTGGCTCGAGCCGGAGGTCGGTCACCCGGGCGCCTGACTTGCGCGCCGTGTCCACCGTCAGCATCAGCGGATGCGCGGGCGTGACTTCGTTGTCCCGGTAGGCCCCGAGCAACAGCAGGGGCGGCGTCTCCGGGTGGGTGAGCAGGTGTTGGAGGAGCTGGAGGCTGGCCAGGTCCGCCCACTGCAAGTCATCCAGGAAGAGCACCAGGGGGTGCTCCGGCGTGGCGAAGACACCGAGGAACTGGCGGAACACCCGCCTGAAGCGGTTCTGCGCCTCGGTGAGCGTCAGCTCCTGGACCGGGGGCTGCCGGCCCACGATGCGCTCCAACTGGGGGACGAGCTCCACCACTACCTGGCCATTCTCCGCCCAGGCCTCCTGGAGACGCTCTCGCCACCGGGCCAGCTCCTCGTCGCTGCCCGCCAACAACTGCTGCACGAGCCCGCGGAGCGCCTGGGCCAGCGTCGCGTAGGGGATGTCGCGCTGGAACTGCTCGAACTTCCCGCTCAGGAAGAACCCACGCTGCTGCACCACCGGCTTGTGCAGCTCCCGCACCACCGAGGACTTGCCGATGCCGGAGTAGCCATGCACCAGCAGGAGCTCCGCCGCTCCTCCCTGTACGACGCGCTCGAACCCCCGCAGCAGCGTGGAGACGTGCGCCTCGCGCCCATAGAGCCGCTGCGGCAACTGGAAGCGTTGGGGGAGATCCTGGATGCCCAGGGGGAATGCCTCGAGCGCTCCGTCGAGGCACTTCTCCAGGTCGATCCGCAGCCCCTCGGCGCTCTGGTAGCGCTCCTCGGCCGTCTTGGCCAACAGCTTGAGCACGACGGCCGAGACGGCGGGCGGCACGGCGGGGACGAGCTCGTGGGGAGGCTTCGGGCGCTGGGCGATGTGGGCGTGGAACCACTCGAGTGCGTCCCGCCCATGGAAGGGGCGGATTCCGGTGAGCAGCTCGTAGAACGTGACCCCGAGCGAATAGAAGTCCGTGCGGTAGTCCACCTGGCGGTTCATCCGCCCGGTCTGCTCGGGCGACATGTACGCGAGTGTCCCCTCGATGAGGGGGGCGGGGGCCGCCTCCAGGTGCTCCACCCGTTGGAGCGTGGCCACCCCGAAGTCGACGAGGCGGGCACCGCCCTCGGGCTCGGCGATGATGTTGGCGGGCTTGATGTCCTTGTGGATGACGCCGTGGCGGTGGACCTGCGCGAGGGTCGAGGCCAGCGACAGGGCCAGCTCCAGGAACCGGGGCACCGCCATGGGCTGGCCCACGAACTCGGACAGGGGCTCGCCCCGCAGCCGCTCCATGAGGATCATGGGACGGCCGAGCAGATCCTCCTGCGAATAGGCGCGGACCACTCCGCCCACCTCGCGCAGCCGCTGCAGGATGCCGAACTCCCGGCGGTAGCGCTCGCGCTCGCGCAGGCTCGGGGATTGGACGGCGGGGGTCTTGATGATGACCGGCAGGCCATCCGACTCACGCACCGCGTGGAAGAGCACGCTCGCGCTGGTCGTGCGCAACGTGCCGAGAAACTTGTACCCTGGGATGTCGAGCATCATGCGTCGGCGGGGGCGCTGACACGCTTGGGCGCAACCATCATGAGGGGTGTAACAGGGTCGGAGGGACTCCGTCATGCGCATCCACTTCGCCGCCTCGCTCCTGCCTGGTACCCGGACTGAGGGCATCTCCAGGGACAGACCCCGAGTTCAAACCGGTATGGTGCGGCCATGACGCCTATCCGGTCAGAGGGACAGCGGTGGAGCGGGAGCCGATGGCTCACGCTGGGGGGGCCCGTGCTCGGACTTGGGTGCTGGAGCGCGTTGCTGGCCGCGAGGTGGGCCACGGGGTCCTTCCACGAGTTCCTCCTCGCCGAGACGCTCTTCCTGCTGGCGCCCCTCGTCCTCGTCCCGTTGGGCCTGCCGCTCACCGCCGTGCCCGTGCGCTCCGGACGCCCCTCGCGGCTGTTCACCCTGCTGGAGGTCCTGCCCCTACCGAGCGCCCTGGCGCTCGTGCCGGCGTTCGCCCTGGAGCTGCCCTGGCTGGCCCGGGTCGCGTTGGGTCTGCCCTATCTGCTCTTCACGCTCTGTGCCGCGCTGCATGGAGTGGTGCGGCTGGCCGGGCGCAGCGCGTTCCTCGTGGAGGAACTGGTCATCGACGTGGCCCTGCTGTGCCCGCTGGGGGGCGCGGTGTGGATGATGACCTGGTTGGGGGACTTCTCGCTCCTGGGCTTCCAGGGACTGTGGGTGCTGCTCACCGCCGTCCACTTCCACTTCGCCGGCTTCGGGTGCCTGCTCATCGCGGGGTTGCTCGGCCGGCTCCTCTGGTCGCGCCGGACGTGGGCCCCTCGGGCCTGGCGGCTCCATCCGGTGGTCGCCGTGGGGCTGATGGGGGCGTTTCCCCTGCTCGCCGCGGGCATCGCGGGCCAGCGCGCCCTCGAGGTGCTCGGCGTGTCGCTCTATGTGCTCCTGCTGCCCATGTTGGCGGGGCTCCTGCTCGTGGGGGCCGCGGGAGTGGACTCCAGGGGCGTGGGCCGCTGGTTGTTGGTGGGTTCGGGCCTCGCGGTGCTGGGCTCCACCACGCTCGCTGGCCTCTGGGGTCTCTTGCGCCCGAGCCCCGTGACCCTGCCCACCATGCTCCGCTTCCACGGCACGTTGAACGCGCTGGGCTTCGTGGGGCTCGGAGTGCTCGGCCTGCGCCTGCTGCACCCCGTCTCGCGCGCCAACCCGGCGGGGGTGGTGTTCAGCCGGTTGGGCTCCCGTGGGCGGACGGGTCCGCGCTTCTTCGAGCGCCTCGCGCCGCCGGACGGGCGGCGGCCCACGGGCCTGGTGGATGACTTCTCCGAGTACGCCCGTCCCGACTTCGACCCGCTCCGGCTGTCCCCGGAGGTGCGGCGCTTCTACGAGCACACCGCGGAGTACCGGTTGTGGGTCGTCCCGGATTGGAAGCCGGGCTTCCGGCTCGGTGGCCGGCTGTGGGGATGGTTCGCGCGGCGGGTGCAGCAGCTCGTCCTCCCGCATGACACGCACCTGCAACGCCATGGGGTGAAGGGCTCCATCGTCGCGGTGGATGACGGGGCGGACGGGCGCGAGCGCGTGCGCGGGTGGATCCGCACCCATGTGAGCGATGGGAGCCCCATCTACGTGGCCGCGTACTCCAGCCATGTGGCCGGCGCGATG encodes:
- a CDS encoding trifunctional serine/threonine-protein kinase/ATP-binding protein/sensor histidine kinase — encoded protein: MLDIPGYKFLGTLRTTSASVLFHAVRESDGLPVIIKTPAVQSPSLRERERYRREFGILQRLREVGGVVRAYSQEDLLGRPMILMERLRGEPLSEFVGQPMAVPRFLELALSLASTLAQVHRHGVIHKDIKPANIIAEPEGGARLVDFGVATLQRVEHLEAAPAPLIEGTLAYMSPEQTGRMNRQVDYRTDFYSLGVTFYELLTGIRPFHGRDALEWFHAHIAQRPKPPHELVPAVPPAVSAVVLKLLAKTAEERYQSAEGLRIDLEKCLDGALEAFPLGIQDLPQRFQLPQRLYGREAHVSTLLRGFERVVQGGAAELLLVHGYSGIGKSSVVRELHKPVVQQRGFFLSGKFEQFQRDIPYATLAQALRGLVQQLLAGSDEELARWRERLQEAWAENGQVVVELVPQLERIVGRQPPVQELTLTEAQNRFRRVFRQFLGVFATPEHPLVLFLDDLQWADLASLQLLQHLLTHPETPPLLLLGAYRDNEVTPAHPLMLTVDTARKSGARVTDLRLEPLSVEQVQQLVTDALPGARPELVVPLSALVREKTGGNPFFINQLLLTLDHDGLLTRTPQDTWQWDAERVQAKGYSDNVVDFMVARLRQLPTWVQRLLSLAACVGNTFSLAMLNSLSGRQGEDTVERGLGPALQEGLLMRDGPEQLRFLHDRIHQAAHALLSAEERKAIHLSIGRTLLASLSPEELRQKLFDVVSQLNDAVELIHEPSERHHLARLNAEAGMKAKASIAHRPAISYFTKAFSLIPGDPWETDAALAFQVRLAWAQCELMTGNPAEAGRLVESLLARAPTRADTVATYLLLSELYVGMARMKEANTCILECLALLGMPLPAAPSAQEARAAYEEVRALLAERPLQSLDALPRMTDPDMKLAMNALLYLFSSSFFTDPHLLIINLSQMVALTLRHGFTEAALSGFSWLGVMAGSHFNHYREGYALGLLARQHLERHELSSQRAKVLFSLQFISYWAQPLAVTHQLVLEGFQHAVQQGEFYVACYCGSSCVINRLAMGNHLDDVYQETVVRGDFAHRTGVADARDMIRLHQRYVQQLRGHSRSFDTLSGEDFDEQAFEASLVSSRNGPRSTYWLTKMKSRFMCGAYEEALEAANQVAGYIWVMRGSINILDFNLYRALTLAATCEREATEAREKTLEAIQRHHEQLAAWADSCPETFRAPERMVFAELSRLTGRLDDAVLAYEDAIRSARDNGFTQNTGIAAELAANFWRARRATTTALSFARDARAAYQQWGALGKVRHLEAQWPGLEPSWTDAEGTTTSTTNSTQLDALTVVKAQQAVSKEIVLERLATTLLRVAIENAGAQRGALLLPDGDSLSVAAMSGGQPEDSAVLIGTQGTPQELPWTLIGYVKRTHEHVHIDDAAQPHPFSSDDYLRGHEARSLLCLPLMRQDVFCGALYLENNLATNAFNPERLALLSHLASQAAISIENARLYEHVQRGEAALRRANDALEQRVEERTRALKEAQAQLVDTAREVGMSEVASNVLHNVGNVLTSAVINVEMLRRAVGDSRVSRVKQLSAMILEHREDLADFFTGDSRGRQIPDYLAELSEELLREQEKLLGDVEEMGRNIEHIRAIVQVQQTYAKTAVLTVECDLAQLVDDALRIQMASLKRHGITITRELPVLPKVQADKHKVLQILINLISNAKHALDVLPESQRRLHVRLSTQGRKARIEVVDNGMGIAPEARERLFTHGFTTRKNGHGFGLHSSALAAQMLGGQLTLESDGPGKGATATLELPLG
- a CDS encoding YndJ family transporter, which produces MLGLGCWSALLAARWATGSFHEFLLAETLFLLAPLVLVPLGLPLTAVPVRSGRPSRLFTLLEVLPLPSALALVPAFALELPWLARVALGLPYLLFTLCAALHGVVRLAGRSAFLVEELVIDVALLCPLGGAVWMMTWLGDFSLLGFQGLWVLLTAVHFHFAGFGCLLIAGLLGRLLWSRRTWAPRAWRLHPVVAVGLMGAFPLLAAGIAGQRALEVLGVSLYVLLLPMLAGLLLVGAAGVDSRGVGRWLLVGSGLAVLGSTTLAGLWGLLRPSPVTLPTMLRFHGTLNALGFVGLGVLGLRLLHPVSRANPAGVVFSRLGSRGRTGPRFFERLAPPDGRRPTGLVDDFSEYARPDFDPLRLSPEVRRFYEHTAEYRLWVVPDWKPGFRLGGRLWGWFARRVQQLVLPHDTHLQRHGVKGSIVAVDDGADGRERVRGWIRTHVSDGSPIYVAAYSSHVAGAMRYMNIAFPLPFSNMTSILRIDHDAPGGTGLKLTSCASEDAPGGDQGVYLAHRLLALRLPLNETIWVWSAEGTPRTEPPCDEPAVVLRARHEMWFFGRKYLELHYFIERLAGAGPG